Proteins encoded by one window of Dendropsophus ebraccatus isolate aDenEbr1 chromosome 4, aDenEbr1.pat, whole genome shotgun sequence:
- the CCDC190 gene encoding coiled-coil domain-containing protein 190 — translation MQRSRHPGNTADKQWEAERRGAKRAEARLNNGIQEIEDAQHYHMNSMTKEQKRLQKDLMRIKQATVKKTASGRATSTGKRGPLAATSEGPVMASGSSMTLQMRINDFMDGVKKGKAETLPKSDSNADIKTSSSRRSSIVSIAEDLAGKSSGLLSNINDKPFGLANPRQRRGSLFKDKPVFDEEVYAPDGGLRTLHTMPDFMDSFEEAKNARYIRHRVKPESEIELSVGEIFNKEDSSGGFPGEEAMDIAGQTI, via the exons ATGCAACGTTCAAGACATCCTGGTAACACTGCGGATAAGCAATGGGAAGCTGAAAGACGAGGAGCTAAGAGAGCCGAGGCAAGGCTCAACAATGGCATTCAGGAAATCGAAGATGCCCAGCATTACCATATGAACAGCATGACCAAAGAGCAAAAACGGTTACAGAAAGACCTGATGAGAATCAAGCAAG CAACTGTTAAGAAAACTGCAAGCGGTAGAGCAACGAGCACTGGGAAGAG AGGTCCACTGGCAGCCACTTCTGAAGGACCAGTCATGGCATCGGGCTCCTCTATGACTCTTCAGATGCGTATAAATGACTTCATGGATGGCGTAAAAAAGGGAAAGGCAGAAACTCTTCCAAAGAGTGACTCCAATGCAGATATCAAGACGTCTTCCTCTAGAAGGTCCAGCATCGTTTCAATAGCCGAGGACCTGGCGGGAAAATCATCCGGCCTTCTGTCCAACATCAATGACAAACCATTCGGCTTGGCAAATCCCAGACAGAGGCGGGGATCCCTTTTCAAGGATAAGCCGGTTTTTGATGAAGAAGTCTACGCCCCTGATGGGGGTCTCCGCACCTTACACACAATGCCCGACTTCATGGATTCCTTCGAGGAAGCCAAAAACGCCAGATACATTCGACACAGGGTCAAACCGGAATCCGAAATAGAACTGAGTGTTGGTGAAATCTTCAATAAGGAGGATAGCAGCGGCGGATTTCCTGGCGAGGAAGCAATGGACATCGCTGGGCAGACAATATAA